The Eubacterium maltosivorans genome includes the window GAAGCTACCGCCCCTCCGATGAAAACAATCAAAATCGGAACTGGCGACACAGAATGTGCCCTGGGCGGCGAAACCGTATTATTCAGACATGAAAAAACTTATGTCAACAAAGCTTTATTCGCAGTTGAATTCTCAGACGCAGATTCTGACGATGAAATTGCTAAGAAGGTCGCTCATTTAGAAGCTGTTAAATATGACCGTATCGGCGAATTAATGTGTGTAGAAGTTGCTTCCGTACGTTATGCTGCTGACAAAGCTAAATTCTTAGACCTGATCGCTAAAGTGATCGAACTGGGCCGTGTGCCAATGGCTGTTGTTGAAGATGTTGAAGTCGCTAAGGAAGCTGCTGAAGCAATCAAAGCTGCTAAAGGTATCTTGATGGGCGCTACACCTGCAAATGCTGACGCGATGGTAGAAGTTGCCAAAGCTGCTGACGTTGTGCTGGGTGTCTCCGCTGGCTCTATCGAAGAATTACATGACACAGTTGAAAAAATCGAAGCTTCTGGTTACAAGAACCTGGTGCTGAACGTTGGCGACAGCTCTGTCAAAGAAGCTTACAATAACGCTGTAACCATCCGTACCAACACTCTGAAGGGCGATGACAGAACTTTCGGTTATCCTTCAGTTGTATTTGTTAACAAGCTTGCTTGCTGCGAACAGATGGAAGTTGCCTTAGCTTCTGCTTTTGTTCTGCGCTATGGCTCCATCATCGTAATGAGCGATATGGATTTCAAACAGGCTCTGCCATTGTTCGGTTTAAGACAAAACATCTTTACCGATCCTCAGAAGCCAATGCGTGTCGAACCGACCATCTACGAATTCAATAAAGCTGACGATAACGCACCTGTGCTGGTTACCGTTGACTTCGCTCTGTCTTACTTCGTAGTTTCCGGCGAAATCGAACGTTCTAAAGTTCCTGCTTACCTGGCTATTCCAGATGCTGGCGGTTACTCCGTTCTTACAGCATGGGCTGCCGGTAAATTCGGTGCTTCCGTTATCTCTGATTTCATCAAGGAAAGCGGCATTGCTGACAAAACTAAATGCAGAAAGCTTATCTTACCAGGTAAAGTTGCTGTATTACAAGGTGATGTTGCTGAAGCGCTTCCAGATTGGGAAGTTATTGTCGGACCGACAGAAGCTATGCAGATCCCGAAATTCTTACGTGATTTAATGGGTATTGCCTAAGCTCTGCGCTTTGCGGCGAACATCTGTAATTCATACGAATTAAAACTTTTCCGCAGCAGGAGGCGGGGGCTTCCGGCTGCGGTTTATCCAAAAATATTTTATAATCCGAAAGGGGAAACATTATGGCAAAATTTATGGTTATCGGTGAAAGAATTCACTGTATTTCTCCAGCAATGCGTGAAGCATTTGAAACTCGTAATCCTGAACCAATCCTGCAGAGAGCAAAAGAACAGTTAGATGCTGGTGCAGATTATTTGGATTTGAATATCGGACCTGCTGAAAAAGACGGTGAAGAATTAATGCAATGGGGCGTTAAATTGTTACAGGAAAACTTTGACAATGTTCCACTGGCACTTGACACCGCTAACATGAAGGCGATTGAAGCTGGTATTCAGGTTTATAACCGTGAAAAAGGCAAACCACTCGTTAACTCCGCTGACGCCGGCGACCGTATCGGTTACCTGGATTTAGCTGCTGCCAACGATGCTGCCTGCATCTGCTTATGTTCTAAAGAAGGTGTACCTTCTGACAATGACGAACGTATCGCTTACTGTTCTGAACTCCTTGAAAGAGGGATGGAACATGGCATGGAACCAACCGATATGCTGTTTGACCCATTAGCGCTTGTTATCAAGGGTATGCAGGACAAACAGGAAGAAATGCTTGAAGCCGTTAAGATGATCACAGACATGGGCCTGCTGACTACTTGTGGTTTAAGTAATGTTTCCAACGGTGCTCCAAAACACATCAGACCATTACTTGACAGCGCGATGATGGCAATGGCAATGTGCTGTGGCTTATCCAGCGCAATCATTAACCCTTGCGACAAACGCTTGATGGAAACTGTAGTGGCCTGCGATATTATCAAAAATAATATCTTATACGCAGACTCCGTTCTGGAATTCTAAGAGAAGTTAATAAAAAATAAGCCCCTAAAGTAACGCTCATTTCGAGACCCGGAAGGGAACGTTGCTTTAGGAGCCCATATTGAATAAATGACTGATTTGCGTTGCCGCTTTTATTATTCTACAATAATAAAGTGTTTTTGTAAAGTGGAAATTTTTACAAAGTTGCTGCAATGTGAGTAAATTATTAGGAGAGGTAAATTAAATTATGAGCAATGAATTGTTAGAATTTGATGTTATAGCTGAAGCTTTAATCGAAAAAGCTCAAAAAGATGGCGCTGAAACCATGTGGGACAGAAAAGCTGCCTTAAAAACCCAGTGTGGTTTTGGTGAAGGCGGTATCTGCTGCCGTATCTGTGTTATGGGACCTTGCCGTGTAAGCCCATCACCGGATAAAGGCGCTCAGAGAGGTATCTGTGGTGCTGACAGAGACACCATCGTCGCCAGAAACTTTGCGAGAATGTGCTGTGGCGGTACATCCGCCCACTCTGACCATGCGCGTGATATCGTACATGCAATGTATCATTCTTCTGAAGATGGTCCTTTCAAAATCAGAGAAGAAGGCAAGCTGAGAAGAATCGCTGCTGAATGGGGTCTGGAAGATACTGA containing:
- the acsC gene encoding acetyl-CoA decarbonylase/synthase complex subunit gamma; the protein is MAVKGLDIFKLTPKKNCKECGFPTCMAFSMKVAAGAAEIDKCPYITDEAKAQLSEATAPPMKTIKIGTGDTECALGGETVLFRHEKTYVNKALFAVEFSDADSDDEIAKKVAHLEAVKYDRIGELMCVEVASVRYAADKAKFLDLIAKVIELGRVPMAVVEDVEVAKEAAEAIKAAKGILMGATPANADAMVEVAKAADVVLGVSAGSIEELHDTVEKIEASGYKNLVLNVGDSSVKEAYNNAVTIRTNTLKGDDRTFGYPSVVFVNKLACCEQMEVALASAFVLRYGSIIVMSDMDFKQALPLFGLRQNIFTDPQKPMRVEPTIYEFNKADDNAPVLVTVDFALSYFVVSGEIERSKVPAYLAIPDAGGYSVLTAWAAGKFGASVISDFIKESGIADKTKCRKLILPGKVAVLQGDVAEALPDWEVIVGPTEAMQIPKFLRDLMGIA
- the acsE gene encoding carbon monoxide dehydrogenase/acetyl-CoA synthase methytransferase subunit; the encoded protein is MAKFMVIGERIHCISPAMREAFETRNPEPILQRAKEQLDAGADYLDLNIGPAEKDGEELMQWGVKLLQENFDNVPLALDTANMKAIEAGIQVYNREKGKPLVNSADAGDRIGYLDLAAANDAACICLCSKEGVPSDNDERIAYCSELLERGMEHGMEPTDMLFDPLALVIKGMQDKQEEMLEAVKMITDMGLLTTCGLSNVSNGAPKHIRPLLDSAMMAMAMCCGLSSAIINPCDKRLMETVVACDIIKNNILYADSVLEF